A genome region from Leptospira langatensis includes the following:
- a CDS encoding ABC transporter permease, with the protein MFDFIRKTLVILELEIRKIIHDPLEVFTRSVQPALWLLIFGQVFAKMPIQSFHTDYLSFMTPGILAQSVLFVSIFSGIAIIWERDLGLIQKILTTPTPRTAIVLGKALSAGARAIPIVIIIYLLAIILGVSIHWDALHIAGVFVFVILGSIFFSTFSLILACLVKTRERFMGIGQLLTMPLFFASNAIYPIELMPDWLKFLSHINPLTYVIDGLRSLMLGVPSGLGILLDFAILLISSIFVVILGGILYKRVAA; encoded by the coding sequence ATGTTTGATTTTATAAGAAAAACTTTGGTGATCTTGGAATTGGAGATCCGAAAGATCATTCACGATCCTCTAGAAGTTTTCACTCGATCCGTTCAACCTGCGCTCTGGCTTCTGATCTTCGGACAGGTTTTTGCTAAGATGCCGATCCAATCTTTCCATACGGATTATCTTTCCTTCATGACTCCGGGGATCTTGGCTCAAAGCGTGTTGTTCGTCTCCATATTCTCGGGTATAGCCATTATTTGGGAAAGGGATCTTGGACTGATACAAAAGATCCTAACTACTCCCACCCCTCGGACAGCGATCGTGTTGGGAAAAGCGCTTTCGGCAGGAGCACGAGCAATACCGATCGTGATCATTATCTATCTTCTTGCGATCATACTCGGGGTTTCCATTCATTGGGATGCACTCCATATCGCTGGAGTATTTGTGTTCGTTATACTTGGTTCGATCTTCTTCTCTACATTCTCTCTGATCCTTGCCTGTTTAGTGAAAACGAGAGAGAGATTTATGGGGATCGGCCAATTACTTACTATGCCTTTGTTCTTTGCGAGCAACGCGATCTATCCGATCGAGCTGATGCCTGACTGGCTAAAGTTTCTTTCTCATATTAATCCTTTGACATACGTGATAGACGGCTTAAGATCCCTGATGTTGGGAGTTCCTTCCGGTTTAGGTATTCTTCTGGATTTTGCGATATTACTGATTTCCTCGATTTTCGTGGTCATACTCGGCGGTATCCTCTATAAGAGGGTCGCAGCCTAA
- a CDS encoding ABC transporter ATP-binding protein, translating into MNILVTKKLTKAFGDRKVVDSLDLVVEQGEIFALIGPNGAGKTTTIKMLTTLLEPSSGEAIIDGHDLATQTNEIRKIIGYVPQMLSVDGSLTGYENLMLFAKLYDIPRREREIRVRNALEFMGLSSFGDTLVQNYSGGMVRRLEIAQSTIHRPKILFLDEPTVGLDPIGRSVVWEHITALRKEFSTTIIMTTHLMDEVDKLCSKMALMSQGKLAAIGSPAELKKSAGGPKKTLEEVFIHYAKENNKGSDEDFSSVSRERKIAKRLG; encoded by the coding sequence ATGAATATCCTGGTCACGAAGAAATTAACAAAGGCTTTCGGAGACCGAAAGGTCGTGGACTCTTTGGATCTGGTCGTGGAGCAGGGAGAGATCTTTGCCTTGATCGGGCCGAACGGCGCGGGAAAGACTACGACGATAAAGATGCTTACTACTCTTCTCGAGCCAAGTTCCGGAGAGGCGATCATTGACGGACACGATCTGGCTACGCAAACCAATGAGATCCGCAAGATCATAGGATATGTTCCTCAAATGCTTTCTGTGGACGGTAGCCTTACAGGTTATGAAAATCTAATGTTATTCGCTAAGCTCTACGATATTCCGAGGCGAGAAAGGGAAATAAGGGTAAGGAACGCGTTAGAGTTCATGGGATTGAGTTCTTTCGGAGATACTCTAGTTCAAAATTATTCCGGAGGAATGGTGCGTAGATTGGAGATCGCTCAATCAACGATCCATCGTCCAAAGATACTCTTCTTGGACGAACCTACTGTAGGTTTGGATCCCATCGGAAGAAGTGTTGTTTGGGAGCACATCACCGCTTTAAGAAAGGAATTCTCCACGACTATCATAATGACCACACATCTTATGGATGAGGTGGATAAACTCTGTTCCAAAATGGCTTTGATGTCCCAAGGGAAGCTCGCTGCTATCGGATCTCCTGCAGAATTAAAAAAATCCGCGGGAGGACCCAAAAAGACTTTGGAAGAAGTCTTTATCCATTACGCTAAGGAAAACAATAAAGGTTCGGACGAGGACTTTAGTTCCGTGAGTAGAGAGCGAAAGATAGCGAAGCGACTAGGATAA
- a CDS encoding SDR family NAD(P)-dependent oxidoreductase, protein MKSFKNKVAAITGAGSGMGRELAIQLAERGCDLALSDVNESGLAETIQIIKSQNKNHVTITSQKLDVSDRSAVFQWAAQVAKDHNRVNMIFNNAGIAFGSTIEGFDEKDFKRVMDINFWGVVHGTQAFLPFLKASGEGHVINTSSVFGIIAVPGTSAYNSSKFAVRGFTETLRQELDVMKCGVSATSVHPGGIQTAIAKSSQTNESVRSLGLDPNTAKEKMSAQFITTPKKAASVILKGVRKNSRRVLIGPDATFVDLMQRIFPSFYQLVISSVLLRQMK, encoded by the coding sequence ATGAAAAGTTTTAAAAATAAAGTAGCCGCTATTACCGGAGCCGGTTCCGGAATGGGAAGGGAATTAGCGATCCAACTAGCAGAGCGAGGATGCGATCTCGCCTTATCCGACGTGAATGAATCCGGACTAGCGGAAACGATCCAGATCATCAAAAGCCAAAATAAGAATCATGTAACGATCACGAGTCAGAAACTGGACGTATCGGATCGATCCGCAGTGTTCCAATGGGCCGCTCAAGTTGCGAAGGATCACAATCGAGTTAATATGATCTTTAATAATGCGGGAATTGCATTCGGCTCTACGATAGAAGGTTTCGATGAGAAGGACTTTAAGAGAGTTATGGATATTAATTTCTGGGGAGTGGTTCATGGAACCCAGGCCTTTCTCCCCTTTCTGAAAGCAAGCGGAGAAGGACATGTGATCAATACCTCTAGCGTGTTCGGTATCATCGCAGTGCCTGGCACTTCCGCTTATAATTCCTCTAAGTTTGCTGTCAGAGGTTTTACGGAAACTCTCCGACAAGAACTGGATGTGATGAAATGCGGAGTTTCCGCCACAAGCGTTCATCCCGGAGGAATACAAACTGCTATCGCGAAGAGCTCTCAAACCAATGAAAGCGTGAGGTCCTTAGGTCTAGATCCGAATACGGCAAAGGAGAAAATGTCCGCTCAATTCATCACTACTCCTAAGAAAGCCGCTTCAGTGATCCTGAAAGGGGTTCGAAAGAATTCTCGTAGAGTTTTGATCGGACCGGATGCCACCTTTGTAGATCTTATGCAAAGGATCTTTCCGAGCTTTTACCAACTAGTCATTTCTAGTGTGCTACTTCGGCAAATGAAATGA
- a CDS encoding protein-glutamate methylesterase/protein-glutamine glutaminase, whose amino-acid sequence MQVPVEKSKATRKTSVFVVDDSLVYRNLLRNMFTQDEEIEFLGAAIDGKFALPKIAQLRPDFVILDVEMPQMNGIQTLEEIKAQFPETQVIMLSSRTQEGAKITMKALDMGAIDFVPKPDGTQEGALSETLDSLTSKIKSIRSQKSDSKPLPDKKPIAYLPFRNRQDKEFSLCAIGISTGGPIALRELFLRLPSDLNGSIVIAQHMPPLFTNYLAESLSQAANMRVKEAEDGEDLKKGVAYIAPGGKQLEIIPGPEGPRTRVFQGPEEELCKPSVNILFKSLADNFAKETVAIIMTGMGEDGYLGLKELKKKGSYLIAQNRESCTVFGMPNRPVQEGLIDEVLDVERIADKIAYILQKVDLHG is encoded by the coding sequence ATGCAAGTCCCTGTAGAGAAAAGTAAAGCGACTCGCAAGACTTCCGTTTTCGTCGTGGATGATTCGCTAGTGTATCGGAATCTCTTGCGGAATATGTTCACCCAGGATGAGGAGATCGAATTCCTTGGAGCGGCAATCGATGGAAAATTCGCTTTACCTAAAATTGCTCAGCTCAGACCGGATTTCGTGATCCTGGATGTCGAAATGCCTCAGATGAACGGGATCCAAACCCTCGAAGAGATCAAGGCGCAATTCCCTGAAACTCAGGTAATTATGCTTAGTTCGAGGACTCAGGAAGGGGCAAAGATCACAATGAAGGCCTTGGATATGGGAGCGATCGATTTCGTTCCCAAGCCCGACGGTACCCAAGAAGGTGCGTTGTCCGAAACGTTAGATTCCTTAACATCTAAGATTAAAAGTATTCGATCGCAAAAATCGGATAGCAAGCCGTTACCGGACAAGAAGCCTATCGCTTACTTGCCTTTTCGTAATAGGCAGGATAAAGAATTTTCTCTTTGCGCGATCGGAATATCTACAGGAGGTCCGATCGCTTTACGAGAGCTTTTTCTGCGACTCCCTTCCGATCTAAATGGGAGCATTGTTATCGCTCAACATATGCCTCCTTTATTTACCAATTATCTTGCGGAGAGTCTTTCCCAAGCGGCGAATATGAGGGTCAAGGAGGCAGAAGACGGAGAGGATCTGAAAAAGGGGGTCGCATATATCGCGCCGGGAGGAAAGCAATTGGAAATAATCCCGGGTCCCGAAGGTCCTCGCACTCGAGTGTTTCAAGGACCGGAAGAGGAACTTTGCAAGCCTTCGGTTAATATACTCTTCAAATCCCTGGCGGACAATTTTGCCAAGGAAACCGTTGCGATCATAATGACCGGCATGGGTGAAGACGGATACTTAGGATTAAAGGAACTGAAAAAGAAAGGGTCCTATCTTATCGCTCAGAACCGAGAATCATGTACCGTCTTCGGAATGCCCAACAGGCCGGTCCAGGAAGGCTTAATAGACGAAGTCCTAGATGTGGAAAGAATTGCGGATAAGATAGCATATATATTACAAAAGGTTGATTTACATGGATGA
- a CDS encoding response regulator, producing MESLRILAVDDSATMRSLVQQTLGMGGYDVVLASDGQEGIEKFGLAPFDLVITDINMPVMDGIAFIREVRKKNSDIPILTLTTESEDNMKQKGAEAGANGWIVKPFRPAQFLDIIKQVMQ from the coding sequence ATGGAAAGCTTAAGGATATTAGCTGTAGACGATTCCGCTACGATGAGAAGTCTCGTTCAACAAACTTTAGGGATGGGAGGATACGACGTGGTTCTCGCTTCGGACGGTCAAGAAGGGATCGAGAAATTCGGATTGGCCCCTTTTGATCTGGTGATTACAGACATCAACATGCCAGTAATGGACGGGATTGCATTCATACGAGAAGTTCGTAAGAAGAATTCCGATATCCCCATCCTGACACTCACTACAGAGTCCGAGGACAACATGAAACAAAAAGGGGCAGAGGCCGGAGCGAATGGATGGATCGTGAAACCTTTTCGTCCAGCACAATTCCTGGATATTATAAAACAGGTAATGCAATAG
- a CDS encoding eRF1 domain 2 — translation MSHCILWIDSSTAKRITFDKTSSESHVISHKTKPEKHDTHKDRIGQIKAEDLKHFFEDVASELSDHQDLLIVGPGLCKTLFRRHLEQHHPNLAKLVLTEIGVNHPSDAEILNIGRTYHKQHPHNI, via the coding sequence ATGTCGCATTGTATTCTATGGATCGACAGCTCGACTGCCAAAAGGATAACCTTTGATAAGACTTCTTCGGAGTCGCATGTCATATCGCATAAAACTAAACCGGAAAAGCACGATACGCATAAGGATCGTATAGGACAGATCAAGGCAGAAGATCTTAAACATTTTTTCGAGGACGTAGCCTCCGAACTTTCCGACCACCAGGATCTGTTAATAGTAGGTCCTGGTCTATGCAAGACCCTCTTCCGAAGACATCTAGAACAGCATCATCCCAATCTGGCAAAACTTGTGTTAACCGAGATTGGTGTGAATCACCCTTCTGATGCGGAAATCCTGAATATCGGGCGAACGTATCACAAACAGCACCCTCATAACATTTGA
- a CDS encoding flavin-containing monooxygenase — protein sequence MLKEHFDVITVGAGLSGISAGYHLQKFCPGKKYAILEGRPEIGGTWSLFQYPGIRSDSDMFTLGYSFRPWKEAKAIADGPSILKYVRDTASEFGIDKHIRFEHKVLSASWSDKDLQWTIEVEVGPKKEKRTYSASFLYICSGYYNYEKGFTPKFPEIEKFKGKIIHPQFWPKDLDYRGKKVVVIGSGATAVTLVPSMADQAAHITMLQRSPTYITSLPSKDIVADILRFLLPAKLAHHITRIKNILIQIWFYQLCKRSPNVAKWLIRARLKAALPKGYDVDTHFKPSYQPWDQRVCLVPDSDLFKAISKGKASIETDQIDGFTAHGIKLRSGKELEADIVVTATGLDLVAVGGIRLTVNGSPVDISKLYTFKGLMLSDIPNFAFCVGYTNASWTLRADLTSTYVARLLNHMDSNGYTKCVPLCDESKMEREPILDLNSGYIQRAIDKFPVRGANRPWRFHQNYLMDLFDINFANIKDSNLSFR from the coding sequence ATGCTCAAAGAACATTTCGACGTCATCACTGTGGGTGCTGGACTTTCCGGGATCAGCGCCGGCTACCATTTGCAAAAATTCTGTCCTGGTAAGAAATACGCGATTTTAGAAGGCAGACCCGAGATTGGCGGGACCTGGAGTTTATTCCAATATCCTGGGATCCGTTCCGATTCCGATATGTTCACCCTTGGCTATTCATTTCGTCCTTGGAAAGAAGCAAAAGCGATCGCCGACGGTCCTTCTATCTTGAAGTATGTTCGGGATACTGCAAGCGAGTTCGGTATTGATAAGCATATTCGCTTCGAACATAAGGTATTGTCCGCGTCTTGGTCCGACAAGGATCTACAATGGACCATCGAAGTAGAAGTGGGTCCCAAGAAAGAGAAGCGCACTTATTCCGCGAGTTTTCTTTATATCTGCAGCGGATACTATAATTACGAGAAGGGATTTACTCCGAAATTCCCCGAGATCGAGAAGTTTAAGGGCAAGATCATTCATCCGCAATTTTGGCCTAAGGATCTTGATTATCGAGGAAAGAAGGTAGTGGTGATCGGAAGCGGAGCGACTGCAGTGACACTTGTACCTTCCATGGCAGATCAAGCCGCACATATCACGATGTTGCAAAGGTCGCCAACCTATATTACAAGTTTACCGTCCAAAGATATCGTAGCGGACATTCTAAGGTTCCTTCTTCCTGCGAAGCTCGCTCATCATATTACTCGGATCAAGAATATCCTGATACAAATTTGGTTTTACCAGCTTTGCAAAAGATCGCCTAACGTAGCGAAGTGGTTGATCCGAGCCAGATTGAAGGCCGCTCTTCCGAAGGGATACGACGTGGATACCCACTTTAAACCTAGCTACCAACCTTGGGACCAAAGGGTTTGCTTGGTTCCCGATTCGGATCTTTTCAAGGCAATCTCCAAAGGAAAGGCTTCTATCGAGACAGATCAGATCGATGGATTTACTGCTCACGGGATCAAGCTTCGATCCGGCAAAGAACTAGAAGCGGATATTGTAGTGACTGCCACCGGGCTGGATCTGGTTGCGGTCGGCGGAATTCGCCTCACCGTGAACGGTTCGCCTGTCGACATTTCCAAATTATATACCTTCAAGGGTTTGATGCTGAGCGATATTCCTAATTTTGCATTCTGCGTAGGATACACGAACGCATCTTGGACTCTAAGAGCGGATCTTACTTCTACCTATGTGGCTCGTCTGTTGAACCATATGGATTCCAACGGATATACCAAATGCGTTCCTCTTTGCGACGAATCAAAAATGGAGAGGGAGCCTATCTTGGACCTGAATTCCGGCTATATACAAAGAGCCATAGACAAATTCCCCGTGAGAGGAGCGAACAGACCCTGGAGATTCCATCAGAATTATCTAATGGATCTATTCGATATAAACTTTGCGAACATAAAGGATTCCAATCTTTCTTTCAGATAG
- a CDS encoding MerR family transcriptional regulator codes for MSKFLSISEVSQITSFTPHTLRYYEKVGILSKPERAHGKDRKYSEKELRQLKVLKTLKEIGMSLDDIKGFFLEGCILEKIESGENFKPPLNKRIRILGTHLVNLEQKKKDLEAMIKLTKAKLKEYETLLGTE; via the coding sequence GTGAGTAAGTTTCTAAGCATATCCGAAGTCTCTCAGATAACGAGTTTCACTCCTCATACACTTCGTTACTATGAGAAGGTGGGGATTCTGTCGAAACCGGAAAGAGCACACGGAAAAGATCGCAAATATTCAGAAAAGGAACTCCGACAACTAAAAGTCCTCAAGACGTTGAAAGAGATCGGAATGTCCTTGGACGATATCAAAGGATTCTTTTTGGAAGGATGCATCTTGGAAAAGATAGAGAGTGGGGAGAACTTTAAGCCGCCTCTAAACAAAAGGATCCGGATCTTAGGGACTCATTTGGTGAATTTGGAACAAAAGAAAAAAGATCTGGAAGCCATGATCAAACTCACGAAAGCGAAATTAAAGGAATACGAAACTCTTTTAGGAACAGAATAA
- a CDS encoding chemotaxis protein CheW yields the protein MSESSDKRQYLSFLLGSETFGIPLEGCKEVDHNKRILRIPHAPSYIEGIVNLRGDLVTILNLRSLLGKETGSAGYNDLKYSLIRLKGKKESFAILSDSIADIVEIADRDLESCPSHISEREGKFIQSVTILKSKTMIILNREELLRLEEE from the coding sequence ATGAGTGAATCGAGCGATAAAAGACAGTACTTATCCTTTTTACTCGGATCGGAAACCTTTGGTATTCCTTTGGAGGGATGTAAGGAAGTCGATCACAATAAGAGAATATTAAGGATCCCACATGCTCCTTCTTATATAGAAGGGATTGTGAATCTTCGCGGTGATCTAGTAACGATCCTGAATCTCCGATCCCTTTTGGGAAAAGAAACAGGATCCGCAGGATACAATGATCTGAAGTATTCTCTCATTCGTTTAAAGGGGAAGAAAGAGTCTTTCGCGATCCTTTCCGATTCTATTGCGGATATCGTCGAGATTGCGGATAGGGATCTCGAGAGTTGTCCTTCTCATATTAGCGAGAGAGAAGGTAAGTTTATACAAAGCGTAACTATTTTAAAAAGTAAAACAATGATCATTTTGAACAGGGAAGAATTGCTTCGACTAGAAGAAGAGTGA
- a CDS encoding CheR family methyltransferase — MDDATFELMEAIKQVTGLSLTAEKTYLLESRLSDIMSDYSLSDFRELSRKFKNDPDEEFKEKVIDRVTTHETRFFRDESIFSALLERIIPEILERKRGKNPSIRIWSAACSTGQEPYSIAISIHERYPHLFKDVRILATDIAKETIEKARSGIYSTFEIGRGLTDSHLKKYFDPIGGGLYRVSEEIRSITEFKQHNLISDPYPDNFDVILCRNVSYYFDHQERKNLFNKIEKALNQDSFMILGSAESISEYSKSFIIREFGLCRFYELNPSNFTLFIKGA, encoded by the coding sequence ATGGATGACGCTACTTTCGAATTGATGGAAGCGATTAAGCAGGTGACCGGACTTTCCCTTACGGCAGAAAAAACCTATCTTTTAGAGAGTAGATTGTCGGACATCATGAGCGACTACAGTTTGTCCGATTTCAGAGAGCTATCAAGGAAGTTTAAGAACGATCCGGACGAGGAGTTTAAGGAAAAGGTTATCGATCGGGTAACCACTCATGAGACTCGTTTCTTTCGGGATGAGAGTATTTTCAGCGCACTCTTGGAGAGGATCATACCCGAGATCTTGGAAAGGAAACGAGGCAAGAATCCTTCTATCCGGATCTGGTCTGCTGCATGTTCTACAGGGCAGGAACCTTATTCCATTGCTATCTCGATCCACGAAAGATATCCGCATCTATTCAAGGATGTTCGGATATTGGCCACGGATATCGCAAAGGAAACCATCGAGAAGGCACGATCGGGAATCTATTCTACTTTTGAAATAGGTAGAGGACTTACGGATTCCCATCTCAAGAAATATTTTGATCCCATCGGTGGCGGGCTTTATAGAGTGAGCGAGGAGATACGTTCGATCACAGAGTTTAAGCAGCATAATCTGATCTCGGATCCTTATCCCGATAACTTCGATGTGATCTTATGCAGGAACGTTTCCTATTATTTCGATCATCAGGAAAGAAAGAACCTTTTCAATAAGATTGAGAAGGCATTGAACCAGGATAGTTTCATGATCTTGGGATCTGCGGAATCCATCTCTGAATATTCGAAAAGTTTTATTATTCGTGAATTCGGTCTATGCCGTTTCTACGAATTGAATCCTTCCAATTTTACGTTATTTATTAAAGGAGCATAA
- a CDS encoding DMT family transporter — protein sequence MQSIKPYLSLLYFSLTTGVTFHVAKEALAYFSPSLTGALRFVLATLFLFLFLLITNRKLLKVDRRSLLAFIFLGIIGVFGFNFFFFIGMKKASPMNAAIVVAISPAIAIFLSYFLLKTRLKFQHYLGTLISFLGVLLVISDGSIDALTNAFHGEGILFIFLAATCWSFYSVGLKRYIPEASTIQTTAFTAFFGTIGLLILSLINGDWNIEFRDIPSSALLAILYMSVLSTFLGYLCWNYGIQAVGPDKAVIFGNLIPVIAMLTSWVLGDVPNKYDLGGAFLVIFGIFTVNAKLKSVRRVKELEPS from the coding sequence ATGCAATCTATCAAACCGTATCTTTCTCTATTATATTTTTCTTTGACTACAGGTGTTACATTCCATGTGGCCAAGGAAGCGTTAGCTTACTTTTCGCCCAGTCTCACCGGAGCTTTGCGTTTTGTTCTAGCAACACTATTCTTGTTCCTGTTCCTGCTTATAACGAACAGGAAGTTATTGAAAGTAGACCGTAGAAGTTTACTTGCATTTATCTTTCTAGGGATCATAGGAGTCTTCGGATTCAATTTTTTCTTTTTTATAGGAATGAAAAAGGCCTCTCCTATGAATGCAGCTATTGTAGTCGCCATCAGTCCTGCTATCGCGATCTTTCTCTCTTATTTCTTACTAAAGACAAGGCTTAAGTTCCAACATTATCTGGGGACCCTAATCTCTTTCTTAGGCGTCTTACTTGTGATTTCCGACGGAAGTATCGACGCTCTTACGAATGCGTTTCATGGAGAAGGGATCTTATTCATTTTCCTTGCGGCAACTTGTTGGAGTTTCTATTCGGTAGGATTGAAGAGATATATTCCGGAAGCATCTACGATCCAAACGACTGCTTTCACTGCCTTCTTCGGAACGATAGGATTGCTCATCCTGAGTCTGATCAACGGAGATTGGAATATAGAATTCCGGGATATTCCAAGTTCGGCTTTGCTAGCGATCTTGTATATGTCTGTGTTAAGTACCTTTCTCGGATATCTTTGTTGGAATTATGGGATACAAGCAGTCGGTCCTGACAAGGCAGTGATCTTTGGGAATCTCATTCCGGTCATAGCCATGTTGACCTCCTGGGTATTGGGAGATGTCCCAAATAAATACGATCTGGGTGGGGCTTTTCTAGTCATCTTCGGTATCTTCACAGTAAATGCTAAATTGAAATCGGTTAGAAGAGTGAAAGAATTGGAACCCTCTTAA
- a CDS encoding methyl-accepting chemotaxis protein, whose product MLGFIFESKEKEGERKQMSGSVTDQERLMKEGTTLVSMTDLKGRVTYANKDFLDIAGLVEDEIIGKPHNIVRHPDIPRSVFKDFWDTIQSGKPWRGIVKNRSKNGDHYWVDANVAPKVENGNIVGFMSVRRSPSRQQVEDASKLYTDILAGKRTLEPTRKRKISIRMKLTSFVLFTVLGLGLLTVSELFKMDPVISIGIASTFALIQVGLGFYFISYILKPLKEATDITNKIATGDLSVNIAHNRNDEVGELGKAILNMLINTAALISRLKENGDILFASSQDLSGASLNLSSGIEEMSQQSQTIAAAATQMNQNLNVVSSSIEEMSVSVGEVAKKAADSAKIAREANSTAIETSRVVKELGENANEIGNVIESISNIAAQTKLLALNAAIEAAGAGEAGKGFAVVASEVKELARQSAESSEEIKSKISAIQKSTEKVIESIGKITSVIAEVNEISGSIASAVEEQSITTKEIAANVSQTSLTSNDVTKNINGISTASLDGAKDASSVSKLSQSLQDLAAGLTMLVNQFKISNTGK is encoded by the coding sequence ATGTTAGGTTTCATTTTTGAAAGCAAGGAAAAAGAAGGCGAGAGAAAGCAGATGTCCGGTAGCGTAACGGACCAGGAAAGGCTCATGAAAGAGGGGACTACCCTCGTTTCTATGACGGACCTTAAGGGTAGAGTAACGTATGCTAATAAGGATTTCCTGGATATTGCCGGTCTCGTAGAGGATGAGATCATCGGGAAGCCCCACAATATTGTTAGGCACCCGGATATTCCAAGGAGCGTATTCAAGGATTTTTGGGATACCATCCAAAGCGGTAAGCCTTGGAGAGGTATAGTAAAGAATCGCTCTAAAAACGGGGACCACTATTGGGTCGATGCAAACGTAGCGCCGAAGGTGGAGAATGGGAATATCGTAGGATTCATGTCGGTACGGAGATCTCCTTCTCGCCAACAGGTAGAGGACGCTTCAAAATTATACACGGACATTCTTGCAGGTAAGAGGACTTTAGAGCCTACGCGAAAGAGAAAAATATCCATTCGAATGAAGCTCACTTCGTTCGTACTTTTTACCGTCTTGGGACTTGGGCTTCTCACTGTTTCGGAACTATTCAAGATGGATCCGGTTATTTCGATCGGTATCGCTAGTACGTTCGCATTGATACAGGTCGGTTTAGGATTTTATTTCATTTCCTATATTCTAAAACCTCTGAAAGAAGCAACGGATATCACGAACAAAATTGCAACTGGTGATCTTTCGGTCAATATCGCTCATAATCGTAACGACGAAGTTGGGGAATTAGGTAAAGCGATCCTGAATATGCTGATCAATACGGCTGCATTGATCTCCCGACTGAAGGAAAACGGGGATATACTGTTTGCATCTTCTCAAGATCTTTCCGGAGCGAGCTTAAATCTTTCTTCTGGGATCGAAGAGATGTCCCAGCAATCTCAGACGATCGCGGCGGCAGCAACCCAGATGAACCAGAATTTGAACGTTGTATCCAGCTCTATAGAAGAGATGTCCGTATCCGTAGGAGAAGTTGCGAAGAAAGCCGCAGATTCCGCTAAGATCGCAAGAGAAGCAAATTCGACTGCTATCGAGACAAGCCGCGTAGTGAAGGAACTCGGAGAGAATGCGAACGAGATCGGGAATGTGATCGAAAGTATTTCCAATATCGCCGCTCAAACCAAGCTATTGGCTTTGAATGCGGCAATTGAAGCAGCTGGTGCGGGAGAGGCCGGTAAAGGCTTTGCCGTGGTCGCCTCCGAGGTGAAGGAGCTTGCTCGTCAATCGGCAGAATCTTCCGAAGAGATCAAGAGCAAGATATCCGCTATCCAAAAGAGTACAGAGAAAGTCATCGAATCGATTGGCAAGATCACGAGCGTGATCGCTGAAGTGAACGAGATCAGTGGAAGCATCGCATCTGCGGTAGAGGAACAGTCTATAACTACTAAAGAAATTGCGGCTAACGTAAGTCAAACATCTCTTACTTCCAACGATGTAACTAAGAATATCAACGGTATTTCCACTGCTTCTCTCGACGGGGCTAAGGATGCCAGCAGTGTTTCCAAGTTGTCTCAGTCTTTGCAGGATCTGGCTGCCGGTCTGACCATGCTTGTGAACCAATTCAAGATCTCTAATACGGGAAAATAG